A region from the Vicinamibacterales bacterium genome encodes:
- a CDS encoding lysophospholipid acyltransferase family protein, with protein sequence MAETTDWRQSPRKRAEVAAIAALGYPVVRALCSTWTWKVTGAEHVDAITRAGHQPILALWHGRILAATPYFQRRGIVAMASENFDGEWIARLLGKFGYGAARGSTSRGGPAALRQLVRDVKAHGVAFTLDGPRGPAEVAQPGAVWLARATGQPLLPFHSEAASSWTLNSWDRTQIPKPFTTVAMAIRQPIYVPRDADAAALEACRRELEASLAAARLECRRQLS encoded by the coding sequence ATGGCTGAAACTACCGACTGGCGGCAGTCCCCGCGCAAGCGCGCTGAAGTGGCTGCGATCGCCGCGCTGGGGTACCCAGTCGTGCGCGCGCTGTGCTCGACGTGGACGTGGAAGGTCACCGGCGCCGAGCACGTTGACGCCATCACCAGGGCCGGTCACCAACCCATCCTCGCGCTCTGGCATGGGCGCATCCTTGCGGCCACTCCCTACTTTCAGCGGCGCGGCATTGTCGCCATGGCCTCCGAGAACTTCGATGGCGAGTGGATTGCCAGGCTGCTCGGCAAGTTCGGCTACGGCGCCGCTCGTGGCTCCACCTCCAGGGGCGGTCCTGCGGCCCTCAGGCAGCTTGTGAGGGACGTGAAGGCCCACGGGGTGGCCTTCACTCTGGATGGACCCCGCGGGCCCGCAGAGGTCGCGCAGCCGGGCGCGGTGTGGCTGGCCAGGGCCACGGGCCAGCCCTTACTGCCGTTCCATTCCGAGGCCGCCTCGAGCTGGACGCTCAACAGCTGGGACCGGACGCAGATTCCGAAGCCGTTCACGACCGTGGCGATGGCGATCCGCCAACCGATCTACGTGCCGCGAGACGCGGACGCCGCTGCGCTGGAAGCGTGCCGGCGTGAGCTGGAGGCGTCCCTTGCAGCAGCACGATTGGAATGCCGTCGGCAATTGTCCTAG
- a CDS encoding electron transfer flavoprotein-ubiquinone oxidoreductase gives MAERETLQVDILIVGGGPAGLSAALRLAQLQKQKGGEPLSIAVIEKARDAGVHQLSGALLDPSTLRDLIPDFQAKGAPLAAEVHQDNIYFLTPEQKLRLPITPPPFQNHGNYIISLNQFTKWLAGQVEAEGIDLFMGFAGQHVLYDGTRVIGVRTGDRGIGKDGQPKGAFELGADIHAKVTIFADGVRGHLTKQLMQTLELGLESEPAQFALGIKELWDIPKDRLAPGTVIHTLGYPLRDEEFGGSWLYAMPEGRLSIGFVVGLDYKDPLFDPHAAFQHFKRHPFISGILDGGQVVRYGAKALPEGGWNTQPRLHVDGGLIVGDAANFVNSIRLKGIHLAMRSGMLAAEAAFDAVRADDTSSASLHRYKQLVDASPIKTELYPVRNVHQAFGAGTMAGGAYAGIAMFTNGKGLPDLSGHPGHQAMQTIEHYYGMAKRDILVPSNTAPIDRRITFDKVTGAHYSGTHHDEDQPVHLLVQTDVCHSICGPEYGHPCVRFCPASVYEMVDNGAGGLKLQINASNCVHCKTCDIMDPYAAITWVAPEGGEGPSYDGM, from the coding sequence ATGGCTGAGCGTGAGACCCTCCAAGTAGACATCCTGATTGTCGGAGGCGGGCCTGCCGGCTTGTCGGCGGCCCTGCGCCTCGCGCAGCTGCAGAAGCAGAAGGGCGGGGAGCCGCTGTCGATCGCGGTGATCGAAAAGGCCCGCGACGCCGGCGTGCATCAGCTCTCGGGCGCCCTGCTCGACCCGTCCACGCTGCGCGACCTCATCCCGGACTTCCAGGCCAAGGGCGCGCCGCTGGCGGCGGAAGTGCACCAGGACAACATCTACTTCCTGACGCCCGAGCAAAAACTGCGGCTGCCGATCACGCCGCCGCCGTTCCAGAATCACGGCAACTACATCATCTCGCTCAACCAGTTCACGAAGTGGCTGGCGGGGCAGGTGGAGGCCGAAGGCATCGACCTGTTCATGGGCTTTGCCGGCCAGCACGTGCTCTACGACGGCACCCGGGTGATTGGCGTGCGCACGGGCGACCGCGGTATCGGCAAGGACGGCCAGCCCAAGGGCGCCTTCGAGCTCGGCGCCGACATCCATGCCAAGGTCACAATCTTCGCCGACGGCGTCCGTGGCCACCTGACCAAGCAGTTGATGCAGACCTTGGAGCTGGGTCTCGAATCCGAGCCGGCGCAGTTTGCCCTCGGCATCAAGGAACTCTGGGACATCCCGAAGGATCGGCTCGCGCCGGGCACCGTCATCCACACGCTCGGCTACCCGCTGCGCGACGAGGAGTTCGGCGGCAGCTGGTTGTACGCGATGCCTGAAGGCCGCCTCTCGATCGGCTTCGTGGTGGGCCTCGACTACAAGGACCCGCTGTTCGATCCCCACGCCGCCTTCCAGCATTTCAAGCGGCACCCGTTCATCAGCGGCATTCTCGACGGCGGCCAGGTCGTGCGCTACGGCGCCAAGGCGCTGCCGGAAGGCGGCTGGAACACGCAGCCGCGCCTGCATGTCGATGGCGGCCTGATTGTCGGCGATGCCGCCAACTTCGTGAATTCGATCCGGCTGAAGGGCATTCACCTCGCCATGCGCAGCGGCATGCTCGCTGCCGAAGCGGCGTTCGACGCGGTGCGCGCGGATGACACGAGCTCGGCGTCGCTGCATCGCTACAAGCAGCTGGTGGATGCGAGCCCGATCAAGACCGAGCTCTATCCGGTGCGCAACGTGCACCAGGCGTTCGGCGCCGGCACCATGGCGGGCGGCGCCTACGCCGGCATCGCGATGTTCACCAACGGCAAGGGCCTGCCCGACCTCTCCGGCCATCCCGGCCACCAGGCGATGCAGACGATCGAGCACTACTACGGGATGGCCAAGCGCGACATCCTGGTGCCGTCCAACACCGCGCCCATCGATCGCCGCATCACGTTCGACAAGGTGACCGGCGCGCACTATTCGGGCACGCACCACGACGAGGATCAGCCGGTGCACCTCCTGGTGCAGACCGACGTGTGCCACAGCATCTGCGGACCCGAATACGGCCACCCATGCGTGCGCTTCTGCCCGGCCAGCGTCTACGAAATGGTCGACAACGGTGCGGGCGGTCTGAAGCTGCAGATCAACGCGTCCAACTGCGTGCATTGCAAGACCTGCGACATCATGGACCCCTACGCGGCCATCACGTGGGTGGCTCCTGAAGGCGGCGAAGGCCCTTCCTACGACGGGATGTAG
- a CDS encoding electron transfer flavoprotein subunit alpha/FixB family protein, whose protein sequence is MILVIAEQTNGKLNRASWEAIAAAQQLAGGSMPVKVAVAGQGVAAVAAELAQAAVAEVITVEHAALAIYTPDAFVQALQQVITQVSPAYVFFPHSYQTRDFAPMLAGRMDRALVTDVIAIRQAGGATAFARPMFQGKLVAEVVPQGPAPHFASIQIGAYRADAAARGSAAAPIAAAGITIDESKIRQKPEAPFQEAKQAVDLSQAERIVSVGRGIKSQENIAVAEQLAKAFGAELAASRPICDNGWLPMERQIGSSGQTVAPKLYVALGISGAIQHLVGMKGSRVIVAINKDADAPIFEVADYGIQGDLFELAPAIIAELQKS, encoded by the coding sequence ATGATTCTCGTGATCGCGGAACAGACGAACGGCAAGCTCAATCGCGCGAGCTGGGAAGCCATAGCGGCGGCCCAGCAGCTCGCCGGCGGATCGATGCCGGTGAAGGTCGCCGTTGCCGGGCAGGGCGTCGCCGCCGTGGCCGCGGAGCTGGCGCAGGCGGCGGTGGCCGAAGTGATCACGGTCGAGCACGCCGCGCTGGCGATCTACACGCCCGACGCGTTCGTGCAGGCCTTGCAGCAAGTCATCACGCAGGTATCGCCGGCGTACGTGTTCTTCCCGCACAGCTATCAGACCCGCGACTTCGCGCCGATGCTCGCCGGCCGCATGGATCGCGCCCTCGTCACCGACGTGATCGCGATCCGGCAGGCCGGCGGCGCCACCGCGTTCGCGCGGCCGATGTTCCAGGGCAAGCTGGTGGCCGAGGTCGTGCCGCAGGGGCCGGCGCCGCATTTCGCCAGCATCCAGATTGGCGCCTATCGCGCCGACGCCGCGGCGCGCGGGAGCGCGGCCGCGCCGATCGCGGCGGCCGGCATCACGATCGACGAGTCGAAGATCCGGCAGAAGCCTGAAGCGCCGTTCCAGGAGGCCAAGCAGGCCGTGGACCTGTCGCAGGCCGAGCGCATTGTCTCGGTGGGCCGCGGCATCAAGTCGCAGGAGAACATCGCCGTGGCGGAACAGCTGGCCAAGGCGTTCGGCGCCGAACTGGCCGCATCGCGGCCGATCTGCGACAACGGCTGGCTGCCCATGGAGCGCCAGATCGGCAGCTCCGGCCAGACGGTGGCGCCGAAGCTGTATGTGGCCCTGGGCATCTCGGGTGCCATCCAGCACCTGGTCGGCATGAAGGGTTCGCGCGTGATCGTGGCGATCAACAAGGACGCCGACGCGCCGATCTTCGAAGTGGCCGATTACGGCATCCAGGGCGACCTGTTCGAGCTGGCGCCGGCAATTATCGCGGAACTGCAGAAGTCCTGA
- a CDS encoding electron transfer flavoprotein subunit beta/FixA family protein yields MKIAVCIKQVPTREWQPRLNDDKTWVREQDVSYEMNEPDAYALEESLRLREKHGGEVVVCSAGPARVQQVIREALARGADRALHVEDDSLGAADAFTAAAALAPAMAGQAFDLILTGLQSDDQGHAQFGPVLAEKLGIPHSTIIMEVQVTEATLKVKRELEGGWFQYATMPLPALLTIQSGINQLRYATLKGIMAAKKKEIIKVAAPAGLTPRLKVVALSAPQKSKQTVMIGGSPAEAAKELVKRLREEARVL; encoded by the coding sequence ATGAAAATTGCCGTCTGCATCAAGCAAGTGCCTACCCGCGAGTGGCAGCCGCGTCTGAACGACGACAAGACGTGGGTGCGCGAGCAGGATGTCAGCTACGAGATGAACGAGCCCGACGCCTACGCGCTCGAGGAGAGCCTGCGCCTCCGCGAGAAGCATGGCGGGGAAGTCGTGGTGTGCTCGGCCGGTCCGGCCCGCGTGCAGCAGGTGATCCGCGAGGCCCTGGCCCGCGGCGCCGACCGCGCGCTGCACGTCGAAGACGACTCGCTCGGCGCCGCCGATGCCTTCACCGCGGCCGCGGCTCTCGCGCCGGCCATGGCCGGGCAGGCATTTGATCTCATCCTGACCGGCCTGCAGTCCGACGACCAGGGCCACGCCCAGTTCGGCCCGGTGCTGGCCGAGAAGCTCGGCATCCCGCACTCGACGATCATCATGGAAGTGCAGGTCACCGAGGCGACGCTGAAGGTGAAGCGCGAGCTCGAAGGCGGCTGGTTCCAGTACGCGACGATGCCGCTGCCGGCGCTGCTGACCATCCAGAGCGGCATCAACCAGCTGCGCTACGCCACGTTGAAGGGGATCATGGCGGCGAAGAAGAAGGAAATCATCAAGGTGGCGGCGCCGGCCGGGCTGACGCCGCGCCTCAAGGTGGTGGCGCTCAGCGCGCCGCAGAAGTCGAAGCAGACGGTCATGATCGGCGGGTCGCCCGCCGAGGCCGCGAAGGAACTCGTCAAGCGCCTTCGCGAAGAAGCGAGGGTCCTATGA
- the fabF gene encoding beta-ketoacyl-ACP synthase II yields the protein MSGTPFGGAVASSGGQVSRRVVVTGVGLVSPVGMGTQANWDALCAGTSGIGPITRFDATAFSTRFAGEVKNFDPLQFIEKKELKKMDIFIQFAVAASQYAMDDARLTITPEFADRVGVFIGSGIGGFTTIEREHISYLEGGPRKISPFFIPSSIINLAAGQVSIRYGAKGPNLATCTACTASAHAIGDSYEIIKRGAADAMIAGGAEAAVCPMGVGGFGALRALSTRNDDPSRASRPFEKDRDGFVLGEGAGVVVLEELEFAKRRGATIYAEMVGYGMSGDAYHMTAPSEDGDGAYRVMKTAIASAGIRPDQVNYVNAHGTSTPHNDRIETTAIKRAFGDHAYKLAISSTKSMTGHLLGAAGGLEAGIVALSVRHQKVAPTINLENSDEGCDLDYVPHTAREMKIDYALSNSFGFGGTNGALLFKRYEA from the coding sequence GTGTCGGGCACCCCCTTTGGGGGTGCCGTTGCTTCTTCCGGAGGTCAAGTGAGCAGGCGAGTCGTAGTGACCGGCGTGGGTCTGGTGTCGCCGGTCGGCATGGGCACTCAGGCAAACTGGGACGCGCTGTGCGCGGGTACGAGCGGCATCGGCCCGATCACGCGCTTTGATGCAACAGCATTCTCGACGCGCTTCGCGGGCGAAGTGAAGAACTTCGATCCGCTGCAGTTCATCGAGAAGAAAGAGCTGAAGAAGATGGACATCTTCATTCAGTTCGCGGTCGCGGCGTCGCAATACGCCATGGACGATGCACGCCTGACGATCACGCCCGAGTTCGCCGATCGGGTGGGCGTGTTCATCGGGTCGGGCATCGGCGGGTTCACCACCATCGAGAGGGAGCACATCTCCTATCTCGAAGGCGGCCCGCGCAAGATTTCCCCCTTCTTCATCCCGTCGTCCATCATCAACCTGGCCGCCGGCCAGGTGTCGATCCGCTACGGCGCCAAGGGCCCGAACCTGGCCACCTGCACCGCGTGCACGGCGTCGGCGCACGCCATCGGCGATTCCTACGAAATCATCAAGCGCGGCGCCGCGGATGCCATGATCGCCGGCGGCGCGGAAGCGGCCGTCTGTCCCATGGGCGTCGGCGGCTTCGGCGCCTTGCGCGCGCTGTCAACCCGCAACGACGACCCGTCGCGCGCCAGCCGTCCGTTCGAAAAGGACCGCGACGGCTTCGTGCTGGGCGAGGGCGCCGGCGTGGTCGTGCTCGAGGAACTCGAGTTCGCCAAGCGCCGCGGCGCCACGATTTACGCCGAGATGGTCGGCTACGGCATGTCGGGCGATGCCTATCACATGACCGCGCCGTCGGAAGACGGCGACGGCGCCTATCGCGTGATGAAGACGGCCATTGCCTCCGCCGGCATCCGTCCCGATCAGGTGAACTACGTCAACGCCCATGGCACCTCGACGCCGCACAACGATCGCATCGAGACCACCGCGATCAAGCGCGCGTTCGGCGACCACGCCTACAAGCTGGCGATTTCATCGACCAAGTCGATGACCGGGCACCTGCTGGGCGCCGCCGGCGGCCTCGAAGCCGGCATCGTCGCGCTGTCGGTGCGGCACCAGAAGGTGGCGCCGACCATCAACCTCGAGAATTCGGACGAGGGCTGCGACCTCGACTACGTGCCGCACACGGCGCGCGAGATGAAGATCGACTACGCGCTGTCGAATTCGTTCGGCTTCGGCGGGACCAACGGAGCGTTGCTGTTCAAGAGATACGAGGCTTGA
- the acpP gene encoding acyl carrier protein, which translates to MVAVADKVKSIIVEQLGVDEEEVTPDASFVDDLGADSLDTVELVMAFEEEFGIEIPDEEAEKITRVKEAVDYIESHAKKK; encoded by the coding sequence ATCGTGGCCGTTGCCGACAAAGTAAAGAGCATTATCGTGGAGCAGCTGGGCGTGGACGAGGAAGAAGTCACCCCGGATGCTTCGTTCGTGGACGACCTGGGCGCCGACTCGCTCGACACCGTCGAGCTGGTGATGGCGTTCGAGGAAGAGTTCGGCATCGAGATCCCTGACGAGGAAGCGGAGAAGATCACGCGCGTCAAGGAAGCGGTCGACTACATCGAGTCGCACGCCAAGAAGAAGTAG
- the fabG gene encoding 3-oxoacyl-ACP reductase FabG has protein sequence MTQFDGKIAIVTGASRGIGRAIAQRLAAGGATVVCVARGSNADETAAAITASGGKAVAHGADVTDAAAVESLIKGTVERHGRLDILVSNAGITRDQLMLRMKRADWDEVIATNLTAAFTLCQAALRPMIKQRAGRIIAISSVVGQMGNAGQANYAASKAGLIGFCKALAREVASRQVTVNVVAPGLVETDMTRAITADAKTEWAAQIPLARLGTPDDIAAAVAFLASDDAAYITGQVLAVNGGMYM, from the coding sequence CTGACACAGTTCGACGGCAAGATTGCGATTGTGACGGGTGCGTCCCGCGGCATTGGCCGGGCGATTGCGCAGCGCCTGGCGGCGGGTGGCGCCACGGTGGTGTGCGTCGCGCGCGGGTCGAACGCCGACGAGACCGCCGCCGCGATCACCGCCAGCGGCGGCAAGGCCGTCGCCCACGGCGCCGACGTCACCGACGCGGCAGCGGTCGAGTCGCTGATCAAGGGAACGGTCGAGCGCCACGGGCGGCTCGACATCCTGGTCAGCAACGCTGGCATCACCCGCGACCAGTTGATGCTGCGCATGAAGCGCGCCGACTGGGACGAGGTGATCGCGACCAACCTGACGGCGGCGTTTACGCTGTGCCAGGCCGCGCTCAGGCCGATGATCAAGCAGCGCGCGGGCCGCATCATCGCCATCAGCTCGGTGGTCGGGCAGATGGGCAATGCCGGCCAGGCGAATTACGCGGCGTCGAAGGCGGGATTAATCGGGTTTTGCAAGGCCCTGGCGCGTGAAGTCGCGTCGCGCCAGGTGACGGTGAATGTGGTGGCGCCAGGGTTGGTCGAGACCGACATGACGCGCGCGATCACCGCGGATGCCAAGACCGAGTGGGCGGCGCAGATCCCGCTGGCCCGCCTGGGCACGCCGGACGACATTGCGGCGGCGGTCGCGTTTCTGGCTTCCGACGATGCGGCGTATATTACTGGTCAAGTTCTCGCCGTTAACGGCGGGATGTACATGTAG
- the fabD gene encoding ACP S-malonyltransferase — protein MIACLFPGQGSQAVGMGQALADQFPICARTFAEADAALGESLSDLIFNGPADRLTLTENTQPAILTMSVAVWRLLHERGLSPAFVAGHSLGEYSAHVAAGTLAFADAVRLVRHRGRYMQEAVPVGQGAMAAILGLDEAGVAQACAEAAQGDVVSPANLNSPGQIVIAGSAAAVARASERAKALGAKRAIPLPVSAPFHCALMKPAEERLAPELRAAASHDPRVPVVANVDAEPKRTAAASIEALIRQVSSPVRWENVMQRLASEGVTRYVEVGPGKVLSGLARKIAPGATILNVEGPADLAAIEGLL, from the coding sequence GTGATTGCTTGTCTCTTCCCCGGACAGGGTTCCCAGGCCGTTGGCATGGGCCAGGCGCTGGCGGATCAGTTTCCCATTTGCGCGCGCACCTTTGCCGAAGCCGATGCGGCGCTCGGCGAATCCCTCAGCGACCTGATCTTCAACGGCCCGGCCGATCGGCTCACGCTGACCGAGAACACCCAGCCGGCCATCCTGACGATGAGCGTGGCGGTGTGGCGGTTGCTGCACGAGCGCGGGCTGTCGCCGGCCTTCGTCGCCGGGCACAGCCTGGGCGAGTACTCCGCACACGTCGCGGCCGGAACGCTGGCCTTCGCCGACGCCGTGCGCCTGGTCCGCCACCGCGGCCGTTACATGCAGGAGGCGGTGCCGGTGGGGCAGGGGGCGATGGCCGCCATTCTCGGGCTCGACGAAGCGGGCGTCGCGCAAGCGTGCGCGGAAGCGGCGCAGGGCGACGTCGTCAGCCCGGCCAACCTGAATAGCCCCGGCCAGATCGTCATTGCCGGATCGGCGGCGGCCGTGGCGCGCGCCAGCGAGCGGGCCAAGGCGCTGGGCGCCAAGCGGGCGATTCCGTTGCCGGTGAGCGCGCCCTTCCATTGCGCGCTGATGAAGCCGGCGGAAGAGCGGTTGGCGCCGGAACTGCGCGCCGCCGCGTCGCACGACCCGCGCGTGCCGGTGGTGGCCAATGTTGACGCGGAACCCAAGCGGACCGCCGCGGCGTCGATCGAGGCGTTGATCCGGCAGGTGTCGTCGCCGGTACGGTGGGAAAACGTCATGCAGCGCCTTGCGTCGGAGGGCGTCACCCGATATGTTGAAGTAGGTCCGGGGAAAGTGTTGAGCGGTCTGGCCAGGAAGATCGCTCCGGGCGCCACCATTCTGAACGTCGAGGGTCCCGCTGACCTCGCCGCGATCGAGGGACTGCTCTGA
- the plsX gene encoding phosphate acyltransferase PlsX, translating to MRIAVDAMGGDHAPGRPVDGALAAARYLGLGIDLVGRAGEIRAELQRHPDVATLDVRVIDAPDVVDMAESPAQALRRKPKASIRVAADLVASGEAAALFSAGHTGACVVAAHAAFGMLPGVDRPALAPTVPTRRGSAVLLDVGATVACRPSHLLQFARMGAVYSKVGLGVERPRIGLLSIGEEETKGNELTREAHQLIKASSLAFIGNVEARGIFSGDADVVVCDGFTGNVALKLSEGLVEMVEDLLSEELQSTFSSQMGYLLSRRAFRRFRKRVDYSEFGGAPLLGVAGLCIVGHGRSSVKAVRNAVAMASRMAGHQMVERLRLEMATFAVTQS from the coding sequence ATGCGCATCGCGGTTGACGCGATGGGCGGCGATCACGCGCCCGGGCGGCCGGTGGACGGCGCCCTGGCCGCCGCGCGCTACCTGGGCCTGGGCATCGACCTGGTCGGCCGTGCCGGCGAGATCCGCGCCGAGCTCCAACGCCATCCCGACGTCGCCACCCTGGATGTGCGCGTGATCGACGCGCCAGACGTGGTCGACATGGCCGAATCGCCGGCCCAGGCCTTGCGCCGCAAGCCCAAGGCCTCGATCCGCGTGGCTGCCGATCTCGTCGCGTCCGGCGAGGCCGCGGCGCTGTTCAGCGCCGGCCACACCGGGGCGTGCGTCGTCGCGGCCCACGCGGCATTCGGCATGTTGCCGGGTGTCGATCGGCCCGCGCTCGCCCCGACCGTGCCGACGCGGCGCGGTTCGGCGGTGTTGCTCGACGTTGGGGCCACGGTCGCGTGCCGGCCCTCGCACTTGCTGCAGTTCGCCCGCATGGGGGCGGTCTACTCGAAGGTGGGGCTGGGGGTGGAGCGGCCGCGGATCGGGTTGCTGTCGATCGGCGAGGAAGAGACGAAGGGCAACGAGCTGACGCGCGAGGCGCATCAGCTGATCAAGGCCTCGTCGCTGGCCTTCATCGGCAACGTCGAAGCCCGCGGCATCTTTTCGGGCGACGCCGACGTGGTGGTGTGTGACGGGTTCACCGGCAACGTCGCGCTGAAGTTGAGCGAAGGGCTGGTCGAGATGGTCGAGGACCTCCTGAGCGAGGAGCTGCAAAGCACCTTCTCGAGCCAGATGGGGTACTTGCTCTCGCGTCGCGCGTTTCGGCGCTTCCGCAAGCGCGTGGACTACTCGGAGTTTGGCGGCGCGCCCCTGCTGGGCGTGGCCGGCCTGTGCATCGTCGGTCACGGGCGTTCGTCGGTGAAGGCGGTTCGCAATGCGGTGGCGATGGCGTCGCGCATGGCGGGCCATCAAATGGTGGAGCGGCTTCGACTCGAGATGGCGACCTTTGCGGTGACACAGTCGTGA
- the rpmF gene encoding 50S ribosomal protein L32 translates to MPNPKRRHSKTRGRKRRTHDALKATTPGLCPQCSEPKAAHRVCAYCGFYRARQVRPVNED, encoded by the coding sequence ATGCCTAATCCAAAACGCAGACACTCCAAGACCCGCGGCCGCAAGCGCCGCACTCATGACGCGCTCAAGGCCACCACGCCCGGCCTGTGCCCGCAGTGCAGCGAGCCCAAGGCCGCGCACCGCGTGTGCGCGTATTGCGGTTTCTACCGCGCGCGCCAGGTGCGTCCAGTCAACGAAGACTAG
- a CDS encoding DUF177 domain-containing protein: protein MRLELAHIRLPETEFSRVFAPADLPGGDEDYKVIAPVSLQMVVHMDHDRFRLVGTVKTALEQVCSRCLEPFVLPVDREFDLRFLPSAVVDADKDEDEEAEVEEDDVSITFYRDDEIDLNELLREQFYLALPMKPLCKSACLGICPQCGTNRNLAPCDCNPQMADPRMAGLKTLITKRKPDDA, encoded by the coding sequence ATGCGCCTCGAACTTGCCCATATTCGTCTGCCCGAGACCGAGTTCTCCAGGGTCTTTGCCCCGGCCGACCTTCCGGGTGGGGATGAGGACTATAAGGTGATTGCCCCGGTCAGCCTTCAGATGGTGGTCCACATGGATCACGATCGGTTCCGGCTGGTCGGCACGGTGAAGACCGCTCTCGAGCAGGTGTGCAGCCGCTGCCTCGAGCCGTTTGTGTTGCCGGTCGATCGCGAATTCGACTTGCGGTTCCTGCCGTCCGCGGTGGTTGATGCCGACAAGGACGAAGACGAAGAGGCCGAAGTCGAGGAAGACGACGTTTCGATAACGTTCTATCGGGACGACGAGATCGACCTGAACGAGTTGTTGCGGGAGCAGTTCTACCTGGCCTTGCCGATGAAGCCGCTTTGCAAGTCGGCGTGCCTGGGGATTTGCCCGCAATGTGGTACCAACCGGAATCTGGCCCCCTGCGATTGCAATCCGCAGATGGCGGATCCGCGGATGGCTGGTTTGAAGACGTTGATTACGAAGCGAAAGCCCGACGATGCCTAA
- a CDS encoding deoxyguanosinetriphosphate triphosphohydrolase: protein MTSAGRAVIREQLEAREREILAPEASKSGASKGRVRPEAEDPIRPAFQRDRDRIIHTKAFRRLKHKTQVFFSPKGDHYRTRLTHTLEVSQIARTIAKVLHLNEELTEAIALGHDLGHTPFGHAGERVLSTLVPGGFNHYEQSLRIVDVLENDRRGLNLTWEVRDGIARHSKGKHGMPVGAAPEHRASTIEGQVARVADIVAYVNHDIDDAVRAGILSESSLPGHAVDLLGHSPSERIGRLVSDVVHQTLDGGLTEIRMSEPVLTALVDLRSYLFEAVYENQVATAEFAKAAGILGGLWEKVQQRPEEFLDVRTIAAEGVDVAAQDFVAGMTDRFAVDLFQNLFIPKPWVGPRVVY from the coding sequence ATGACCAGCGCAGGGCGGGCGGTGATTCGCGAACAACTCGAGGCGCGCGAGCGCGAGATCCTGGCCCCAGAGGCCTCGAAGAGCGGCGCCAGCAAGGGGCGCGTTCGCCCCGAGGCCGAGGATCCCATCCGGCCCGCGTTCCAGCGCGATCGCGACCGCATCATCCACACCAAGGCGTTCCGCCGCCTCAAGCACAAGACGCAGGTCTTCTTTTCGCCCAAGGGCGATCACTACCGCACGCGCCTCACGCACACACTCGAGGTGTCACAGATCGCACGGACCATCGCCAAGGTCCTTCACCTGAACGAGGAACTGACTGAGGCCATTGCGCTGGGACACGACCTCGGGCATACGCCGTTCGGCCATGCCGGCGAGCGCGTGCTGAGCACGCTGGTGCCGGGCGGCTTCAATCACTACGAGCAGAGCCTGCGCATTGTCGATGTGCTCGAAAACGATCGCCGGGGACTGAATCTCACCTGGGAAGTGCGCGACGGCATTGCCCGCCATTCCAAGGGCAAGCACGGCATGCCGGTCGGCGCGGCGCCGGAACATCGCGCCAGCACCATTGAGGGGCAGGTGGCCCGCGTCGCCGACATCGTCGCCTACGTGAACCACGACATCGACGACGCCGTGCGGGCGGGGATCCTGTCGGAGTCGAGCCTCCCCGGGCATGCGGTGGACCTGCTGGGGCACTCCCCGTCGGAACGCATTGGCCGGCTGGTCAGCGACGTGGTGCACCAGACTCTGGACGGCGGCCTGACCGAGATCCGGATGAGCGAGCCGGTCCTGACCGCCCTGGTGGACCTGCGCAGCTACCTGTTCGAAGCCGTCTACGAGAACCAGGTTGCCACGGCCGAGTTCGCAAAGGCGGCGGGCATCCTGGGAGGGTTGTGGGAAAAGGTCCAGCAGCGGCCCGAGGAATTCCTGGACGTCCGGACCATTGCCGCCGAGGGGGTGGACGTGGCCGCCCAGGACTTCGTGGCCGGCATGACCGACCGCTTTGCCGTGGACCTGTTCCAGAACCTGTTCATCCCCAAGCCTTGGGTTGGCCCCCGCGTGGTATACTGA